The following proteins are encoded in a genomic region of Salvelinus namaycush isolate Seneca chromosome 12, SaNama_1.0, whole genome shotgun sequence:
- the LOC120056890 gene encoding chitin biosynthesis protein CHS5-like — protein MAACRETRRSWKIHCAFAVFILLQLFPLNCISAPLEPENDSVEVQPPLNPGVVGSDHSLPLATASKGAATADSTGTTDSKADTVTNDKARTSIEVDDTAVIKAVTSDVKDAAAATPNESATPIKDATTPIKDATAPLEDATTPIKDATTPLEDATTPLEDATTPIKDATTPIKDATTPIKDATTPIKDAPIDGVTAYVAPATKGEVIAESPAIINKTTVGKEVGRTTEELLPNPTDADAAAAFTMAADPAISTTTSKPTLEKPSSASNTKLVGRMNPTEDEQEDHLESQAEIDMYDRENEDDVDEDGDYDPRPAVKAPLNNDEEDDIMVDADNDPVVLRPAENAGKIDVRMKDTTIYTLQDEDSHFFFHVVILAFLVAIVYITYHNKRKIFLLAQSRRWRDGLCSRNNVEYHRLDQNVNDAMPSLKMTQDYIF, from the exons ATGGCGGCTTGCAGGGAGACGAGACGCAGCTGGAAAATTCACTGTGCATTTGCTGTGTTTATCTTGTTACAACTATTTCCTCTCAACTGTATTTCGGCACCGCTGGAACCCGAAAACG ATTCAGTTGAGGTTCAACCACCTCTGAATCCAGGAGTTGTTGGTTCAGATCACTCCTTGCCTTTGGCAACTGCCAGCAAGGGTGCAGCAACAGCCGACAGCACTGGTACAACAGACAGCAAGGCAGACACAGTAACCAATGACAAAGCTAGAACATCTATCGAGGTTGATGACACAGCAGTCATTAAGGCTGTAACATCAGACGTAAaggatgctgctgctgctacacccAATGAGAGTGCTACGCCTATCAAAGACGCTACCACACCCATCAAGGATGCTACCGCACCTTTAGAAGACGCTACCACACCCATCAAGGATGCTACCACACCTTTAGAAGACGCTACCACACCTTTAGAAGACGCTACCACACCCATCAAGGATGCTACCACACCCATCAAGGATGCTACCACACCCATCAAGGATGCTACCACACCCATCAAGGATGCACCTATCGATGGTGTAACAGCATATGTCGCACCGGCCACCAAAGGGGAGGTTATAGCTGAATCCCCTGCCATTATTAATAAAACAACTGTTGGCAAGGAAGTAGGACGGACTACTGAAGAACTACTTCCCAATCCCACTGATGCAGATGCTGCTGCCGCCTTTACTATGGCTGCAGATCCAGCCATCAGCACCACCACATCCAAGCCCACCCTGGAGAAACCAAGCTCTGCCTCCAACACCAAGCTTGTCGGTCGCATGAACCCTACAGAGGACGAGCAAGAGGACCATCTAGAGTCCCAGGCAGAGATTGACATGTACGACAGAGAAAATGAGGACGATGTCGATGAGGACGGCGACTATGACCCGAGGCCAGCAGTTAAGGCTCCTCTGAACAACGACGAGGAGGACGACATCATGGTGGACGCAGACAATGACCCGGTGGTGCTCAGACCAGCAGAGAATGCTGGGAAGATAGACGTGCGTATGAAGGACACCACCATCTACACCCTCCAGGATGAGGACTCACACTTCTTCTTCCACGTGGTCATCCTGGCCTTCCTGGTGGCCATCGTATACATCACCTACCACAATAAGAGGAAG ATCTTCCTCCTGGCCCAGAGTCGGCGCTGGAGGGACGGCCTGTGCTCTCGCAACAATGTGGAGTACCATCGGCTGGACCAGAATGTCAACGACGCCATGCCTTCCCTCAAGATGACTCAAGATTACATTTTCTGA